A stretch of Rubinisphaera margarita DNA encodes these proteins:
- a CDS encoding ABC transporter ATP-binding protein, with product MSNPAEERYVEMSNLIKAYPNPYGDDIKVIDGFNLKIRKGEVVGVIGHSGCGKSTVLTMLAGLNPITSGGIIVDGREISGPGPDRAVVFQSPCLLPWMTAYGNVKLGVDRVYPHATPQMRHDLIAYYLGIVGLSDAMHRYPRELSGGMQQRVGIARAIALQPKVLLLDEPFGRLDSLTRMELQDVILEILDREQLTTVLITHDVDEAIYMCDRVCMMTNGPGAKVGNLMSIPFERPRRRAEILEHADYYNYRGELICFLEEQEELKGDRPAKSEPNNGVGEDTRTDLAAQEDTSTEIPVLNDELESRVADTEMVKVN from the coding sequence ATGAGCAATCCAGCCGAAGAGCGATACGTCGAGATGTCCAATCTCATCAAGGCGTACCCGAATCCCTACGGCGACGACATCAAGGTCATCGACGGCTTCAACCTCAAAATTCGCAAAGGCGAAGTGGTCGGCGTCATTGGCCACTCCGGCTGCGGCAAGTCGACTGTCCTCACCATGCTGGCCGGCCTGAACCCGATCACCTCCGGCGGGATTATTGTCGATGGCCGGGAGATCTCGGGACCGGGACCTGACCGAGCCGTGGTCTTTCAGTCTCCCTGTCTACTCCCGTGGATGACCGCGTACGGCAACGTAAAGCTCGGCGTCGATCGCGTTTATCCGCATGCCACCCCGCAGATGCGACACGACCTGATCGCCTACTACCTGGGAATCGTAGGACTCTCGGACGCAATGCACCGCTATCCCCGCGAGCTGTCTGGCGGGATGCAGCAGCGGGTCGGCATCGCGAGAGCGATTGCTTTGCAGCCGAAAGTGCTGCTCCTTGACGAACCCTTCGGCCGGCTCGATTCGCTCACTCGTATGGAACTGCAGGATGTGATTCTCGAAATCCTCGATCGCGAACAGCTGACCACGGTGCTGATCACTCACGATGTCGACGAAGCGATCTACATGTGCGATCGCGTCTGCATGATGACCAATGGACCGGGAGCCAAAGTCGGCAATCTCATGTCGATTCCGTTTGAACGCCCCCGCCGGCGAGCCGAGATCCTCGAGCACGCCGACTACTACAACTATCGCGGCGAGTTGATCTGCTTCCTCGAAGAACAGGAAGAACTCAAGGGCGACCGTCCGGCGAAGTCCGAACCGAACAACGGTGTCGGCGAAGACACCCGCACGGACCTGGCGGCCCAGGAAGACACTTCGACCGAGATTCCGGTCCTCAACGACGAACTGGAAAGCCGCGTTGCTGACACTGAGATGGTGAAGG
- a CDS encoding ABC transporter ATP-binding protein, which translates to MPILEFDNVSFGHGIGSDKYEVLTDASLAVEENEFVAIIGFSGSGKSTVVSLLGGLIEPDQGTVKMHGKPIGPPGPDRGIVFQNYSLLPWLSVHGNIELAVKQVFPGMSPTQREDHIQHYIDLVSLTGAEWKKPNEMSGGMRQRLSLARTLSMQPEVLLLDEPLSALDAITRSVLQDEITRLWEQDKRTVVMITNDVDEAVLMADRIVPLTPGPRATFGKEFAVPLERPRDRATLNFNPEFKHIRNDVTRYMMDINAESKRLNVAGNLKLPQIQPISLDAAPNIEISVV; encoded by the coding sequence ATGCCCATTCTTGAATTCGACAACGTCTCTTTCGGCCACGGGATCGGCTCGGACAAATACGAAGTCCTGACCGATGCCAGCCTGGCTGTCGAAGAGAACGAGTTCGTTGCCATCATCGGCTTCTCCGGCTCCGGCAAGAGCACGGTTGTCTCGCTGCTCGGCGGGCTGATCGAACCGGATCAGGGAACCGTCAAGATGCACGGCAAACCGATTGGCCCTCCGGGTCCCGATCGCGGCATCGTCTTCCAGAACTACTCGCTGCTTCCCTGGCTGTCGGTGCACGGCAACATCGAACTGGCCGTCAAGCAGGTCTTCCCCGGCATGTCGCCGACTCAGCGGGAAGATCACATTCAGCATTACATCGATCTGGTCAGCCTGACGGGAGCTGAGTGGAAGAAGCCGAACGAAATGTCGGGCGGAATGCGGCAGCGACTTTCGCTGGCCCGCACCCTGTCGATGCAGCCGGAAGTGTTGCTGCTCGATGAACCCCTTTCCGCTCTCGACGCCATTACCCGTTCGGTGCTTCAGGATGAAATCACGCGGCTCTGGGAACAGGACAAACGGACGGTCGTCATGATCACCAACGATGTCGACGAAGCCGTGCTCATGGCCGACCGGATTGTCCCGCTCACTCCGGGGCCGCGGGCCACATTCGGCAAAGAATTCGCCGTGCCGCTCGAACGCCCGCGCGATCGAGCCACGCTCAATTTCAATCCCGAGTTCAAGCACATTCGCAACGACGTGACCCGTTACATGATGGACATCAATGCCGAGTCGAAACGGCTCAACGTCGCCGGAAACCTGAAGCTGCCGCAGATCCAGCCGATCTCGCTGGATGCTGCCCCGAACATCGAAATCAGCGTCGTTTGA